Proteins encoded by one window of Chiroxiphia lanceolata isolate bChiLan1 chromosome 26, bChiLan1.pri, whole genome shotgun sequence:
- the LOC116798546 gene encoding keratin, type I cytoskeletal 16-like produces the protein MSCTIKRTSSTSCRSGGGGGGGCGGSSGRSSSVSCRRYASSVVGGGSYGGAACGGYGGGLSGASLAGGYGGAFSGGFCAGGDLLLGGNEKVTMQNLNDRLASYLDKVRRLEEENAQFEHHIREWYRKQAPSVSKDYSSYYQTIEQLQNQIISATVDNNKMILDIDNSKMTAEDFRMKYENELVIRQTVEGDINGLRNILDDLTRTRSSLESELESLKDELIALKRNHEEEMRQLQSQTGGDVSVEVNAAPGEDLTKILNDLRSEYEQVIDKNRREVEQWYEVKIEEVNRQVTSSSQDMQSSSHQLTELRREMQNLEIELQAQLSTKNSLENSLAETETRYGCLLQQIQAQIHSVEEELASIRCEMEGQSQEYKMLLGIKTRLEQEIQQYRALLQEGQQDLVYVLCLQIRAQNRSQAFLS, from the exons ATGAGCTGCACCATCAAGAGAACATCCAGCACCTCATGCCggagtggaggaggaggaggaggcggctgTGGAGGCAGCAGCGGCCGGAGCTCCTCGGTGTCCTGCCGGCGCTACGCCTCCTCCGTGGTCGGCGGGGGCAGCTACGGGGGGGCAGCGTGCGGGGGCTACGGGGGCGGCCTGAGCGGGGCCAGCCTGGCCGGGGGCTACGGGGGGGCCTTTTCGGGGGGCTTCTGTGCAGGGGGGGACCTGCTCCTGGGCGGCAATGAGAAGGTCACCATGCAGAACCTCAACGACCGCCTGGCTAGTTACCTGGACAAGGTGCgaaggctggaggaggagaacgCTCAGTTCGAGCACCACATCCGTGAGTGGTACAGGAAACAAGCTCCCAGCGTTTCCAAGGACTACAGCTCCTACTACCAGACCATTGAACAACTCCAGAATCAG ATCATTTCTGCTACTGTGGACAACAACAAAATGATCCTGGACATCGATAACAGCAAGATGACTGCCGAGGACTTCCGAATGAA GTATGAGAATGAGCTGGTCATCCGTCAGACCGTGGAGGGTGACATCAATGGCTTGAGAAACATCCTGGATGATCTCACTAGGACTCGGTCTTCCCTGGAATCCGAGCTGGAGTCCTTGAAGGATGAGCTGATTGCCCTGAAGAGAAACCATGAGGAG GAAATGAGGCAGCTCCAGTCTCAGACTGGTGGGGATGTGAGTGTGGAGGTCAATGCTGCTCCTGGAGAGGACTTGACAAAGATCCTGAATGACCTGAGAAGTGAATACGAGCAGGTCATCGACAAGAACCGCAGGGAGGTGGAGCAGTGGTATGAAGTCAAG ATCGAAGAAGTCAATCGCCAGGtcacctccagcagccaggacatgcagagcagcagccaccagctcaCGGAGCTGCGGCGCGAGATGCAGAACCTGGAGATcgagctgcaggcacagctcagcacg AAAAACTCTCTGGAGAACTCCTTGGCAGAAACCGAGACTCGCTACGgctgcctgctgcagcagatCCAGGCGCAGATCCACTCCGTGGAGGAGGAGCTGGCCAGCATCCGCTGTGAGATGGAGGGTCAGAGCCAGGAGTACAAGATGCTCCTGGGCATCAAGACCCGCCTGGAGCAGGAGATCCAGCAGTACCgggcactgctgcaggaggggcagcaggacctTGTGTACGTACTCTGTTTGCAGATAAGGGCACAAAATCGATCACAGGCTTTTCTCTCTTAG